The following proteins are co-located in the Salvelinus namaycush isolate Seneca chromosome 33, SaNama_1.0, whole genome shotgun sequence genome:
- the LOC120028065 gene encoding corticoliberin-1-like, translating into MKLNLLVTTVVLLVAFLPRYECRAVESPDDVQRSTAPQLDAQQQSLPLLTRLGEEYYIRLGNENRNSAASAPKVMHPEGSPAVYNRALQLQLTQRLLQGKVGDINRFISGFANQLDDSMERGRRSDDPPISLDLTFHMLRQMMEMSRAEQLQQQAHSNRKMMEIFGK; encoded by the coding sequence ATGAAGCTCAATTTACTTGTCACCACCGTGGTTCTGCTGGTTGCCTTCTTACCGCGCTATGAATGTAGGGCTGTCGAGAGCCCTGACGATGTCCAGCGCTCCACCGCTCCACAGCTCGACGCGCAGCAACAGTCTCTTCCCCTCCTGACGCGACTCGGAGAGGAATACTACATTAGACTGGGCAACGAGAACCGCAACTCTGCCGCGTCCGCACCGAAAGTCATGCACCCGGAGGGCTCCCCAGCGGTCTACAACAGAGCCTTGCAGCTCCAGCTGACGCAGCGCCTTCTACAAGGCAAAGTTGGGGACATCAATAGGTTCATCAGCGGCTTCGCGAACCAGCTCGACGACtcgatggagagggggaggaggtccGACGACCCGCCGATTTCTCTAGATCTCACGTTCCACATGCTTCGACAGATGATGGAGATGTCCAGAGCTGAACAGTTACAGCAACAAGCCCATAGCAACAGAAAAATGATGGAGATCTTCGGGAAATGA